In one Pseudomonas sp. R84 genomic region, the following are encoded:
- the ihfB gene encoding integration host factor subunit beta: protein MTKSELIERIVTHQGLLSSKDVELAIKTMLEQMSQCLATGDRIEIRGFGSFSLHYRAPRVGRNPKTGQSVSLDGKFVPHFKPGKELRDRVNEEEEEGV, encoded by the coding sequence AATTGTCACCCATCAAGGGCTGCTCTCATCCAAGGATGTGGAGCTGGCCATCAAGACCATGCTTGAGCAAATGTCCCAATGCCTTGCCACCGGTGATCGCATTGAGATCCGTGGGTTTGGCAGCTTCTCCCTGCATTACCGCGCGCCGCGCGTTGGTCGTAACCCGAAGACCGGTCAATCCGTCAGTCTTGACGGTAAATTCGTTCCGCATTTCAAGCCGGGCAAAGAGCTGCGTGATCGGGTGAATGAGGAAGAGGAGGAAGGGGTTTGA
- the rfbD gene encoding dTDP-4-dehydrorhamnose reductase, producing the protein MKILLLGKNGQVGWELQRSLAPLGELVALDRHSVDGLSGDLSNLESLGATIRQVKPDVIVNAAAYTAVDKAESDTELADRVNGLASSVMAKEAAALGAWLVHYSTDYVFSGQGVTPWQETDAVAPVNHYGSSKLAGEQAIIASGCKYLIFRTSWVYGTRGNNFAKTMLRLAKDRETLSVIADQIGAPTGADLIADVTALAIQQIIKRPELAGLYHLASAGEVSWHGYATHVIDFAKLQGEELAVATVNAIETTAYPTPARRPLNSRLNTQKLRDNFSLHLPDWQSGVTRMLREVLNK; encoded by the coding sequence ATGAAGATCCTCCTTTTAGGAAAGAACGGTCAGGTGGGCTGGGAGCTGCAACGCTCACTGGCGCCGCTTGGAGAACTGGTCGCTCTTGATCGGCATTCCGTTGATGGTCTGAGCGGTGATCTATCTAATCTTGAATCCTTGGGCGCAACGATTCGTCAGGTAAAGCCCGACGTGATCGTTAATGCTGCCGCCTATACGGCGGTTGACAAAGCTGAGTCGGATACTGAATTGGCAGATCGCGTAAACGGCCTCGCGAGTAGTGTTATGGCCAAAGAAGCCGCAGCATTGGGTGCCTGGCTGGTTCACTACTCAACGGATTACGTCTTCAGTGGCCAGGGCGTGACGCCATGGCAGGAGACGGATGCTGTTGCGCCGGTGAATCATTATGGCTCCAGCAAGTTAGCCGGCGAACAGGCAATTATCGCGTCGGGTTGCAAGTATCTGATCTTCCGCACTAGCTGGGTTTACGGTACGCGCGGCAACAACTTCGCAAAGACAATGCTACGGCTGGCGAAGGACCGCGAAACATTGAGCGTGATTGCGGATCAGATCGGTGCTCCTACAGGTGCGGATCTGATCGCTGACGTTACGGCGTTGGCTATTCAGCAAATCATCAAGCGTCCAGAACTGGCTGGCCTCTATCATTTGGCCTCAGCTGGTGAAGTGTCTTGGCATGGATATGCCACTCACGTAATTGACTTCGCAAAACTCCAAGGCGAGGAGTTGGCTGTGGCGACGGTTAACGCCATCGAAACAACCGCTTATCCGACACCTGCGCGCCGCCCTCTGAATTCTCGATTGAATACTCAGAAGCTGCGTGACAATTTTTCTCTACACTTGCCGGATTGGCAAAGTGGTGTAACCCGAATGCTTAGGGAAGTTCTGAACAAATGA
- a CDS encoding lipopolysaccharide assembly protein LapA domain-containing protein, with translation MRNLKRIFLGVFIFLLVLAILAFVLENQQSVSLLFLGLSGPQLPVSLVVVLALLIGMLIGPVLGWFLGRSSRAARKRLV, from the coding sequence ATGCGTAACCTTAAGCGCATATTTCTTGGTGTATTTATTTTTCTCCTGGTGTTGGCGATTCTGGCGTTTGTGCTAGAGAACCAGCAATCGGTGTCGTTATTGTTTTTAGGTTTGTCTGGGCCGCAGTTGCCGGTTTCGCTGGTCGTTGTATTGGCGTTGCTCATTGGCATGTTAATTGGTCCAGTGTTGGGCTGGTTCCTGGGACGCTCGTCCAGAGCCGCTCGCAAGCGACTGGTCTGA
- the rfbB gene encoding dTDP-glucose 4,6-dehydratase, translating into MKILVTGGAGFIGSAVIRHIISNTSDAVVNVDKLTYAGNLESLAEVSQNSRYVFERVDICDRDQIDRVLREHQPDAIMHLAAESHVDRSISGPSEFIQTNIIGTYTLLEAARHYWAALDDARKASFRFHHISTDEVYGDLEGPEDLFTETTPYQPSSPYSASKASSDHLVRAWARTYGLPTLVTNCSNNYGPCHFPEKLIPLIILNALEGKPLPVYGKGNQVRDWLYVEDHARALYKVVTEGVIGETYNIGGHNEKQNIEVVHTLCALLDELRPDSAHRPHASLITYVQDRPGHDVRYAIDASKIQRELGWTPEETFETGIRKTVEWYLNNTEWVEHVKSGSYQQWIDQNYADRSSKA; encoded by the coding sequence GTGAAAATTCTAGTTACCGGCGGCGCCGGCTTTATTGGTTCGGCAGTCATCCGTCACATCATCTCCAACACGTCCGATGCTGTCGTTAACGTCGATAAGCTGACTTACGCCGGCAATCTGGAGTCCCTGGCAGAAGTCAGCCAGAATTCGCGCTACGTATTTGAACGAGTCGATATCTGTGATCGTGATCAGATCGACCGTGTCCTGCGTGAGCACCAGCCTGATGCAATCATGCATCTGGCCGCAGAATCCCACGTTGATCGCTCGATCTCCGGTCCTTCCGAGTTCATCCAGACCAATATCATCGGTACGTACACGCTGCTTGAAGCTGCCCGCCACTACTGGGCCGCTCTGGATGATGCGCGTAAAGCCAGTTTCCGCTTTCACCATATTTCGACTGACGAAGTTTACGGAGACCTCGAAGGTCCGGAAGACCTCTTCACCGAAACCACGCCTTACCAGCCAAGTTCGCCTTACTCGGCCAGCAAGGCCAGCTCCGATCACCTGGTTCGTGCCTGGGCCCGCACTTACGGCCTGCCTACCTTGGTGACTAACTGCTCGAACAACTACGGCCCATGCCATTTCCCTGAGAAACTGATCCCGCTGATCATTCTCAATGCGCTGGAAGGCAAGCCTCTGCCGGTTTATGGCAAAGGCAACCAGGTACGTGACTGGCTGTATGTCGAAGATCACGCGCGCGCGTTGTACAAAGTCGTCACCGAAGGCGTGATCGGTGAGACTTACAACATCGGCGGTCATAACGAAAAACAAAACATCGAAGTGGTGCACACCCTCTGTGCGTTGCTCGATGAGTTGCGTCCTGATTCAGCTCACCGCCCGCATGCCAGCCTGATTACTTATGTACAGGATCGTCCTGGTCACGACGTTCGCTATGCAATCGACGCTAGCAAGATTCAGCGAGAACTGGGCTGGACTCCGGAAGAGACTTTCGAGACTGGTATTCGCAAGACTGTTGAGTGGTATCTGAATAACACTGAATGGGTTGAGCACGTGAAGAGCGGTAGCTACCAGCAGTGGATTGATCAGAACTACGCGGATCGTTCGAGCAAAGCATGA